One segment of Fusarium oxysporum f. sp. lycopersici 4287 chromosome 7, whole genome shotgun sequence DNA contains the following:
- a CDS encoding hypothetical protein (At least one base has a quality score < 10): MWFTSAYLIPMSSLAPVAGRLATIFPPRTLILPIAVLIATGGLICTVSTSFGTFVTGRVIAGTGGAGVLSLAIIIGLELASEKSRGLVLGLINAGFTAGVSFGAIVFGGLMPVVGWRPLFWGQIPFAFATGLGVFISIPAAAEAHDTKTSTRQKLARIDYLGAGLLTTSIVLFLYAIADEIQTIPLCVAPVILLLFLAVENYLVADPIIPVKVLSSWGILFSCFAQLGLMIARWSVLFYAPIFMLAVRGSSPAAAGSILIPTNIGFGLGGILVGWLHVRRDGAFWLPSISALAIFTASTYVLSLISTTSLPLALFVVVVLINGLATGGGVNYTLAHILHLSHDDTRYIATSLLGTFRGSGSSFGTAVAGGIFYRLLRGNLVSGFLQLDGGEHLSHARQRLVSSLINTPGLVHGGDLSPVEQNIAIEGYAGATRGVWQAMATLGVVVVLFQALTGKKAPDDKREDEQPDEEAARAVVAENEGVGEA, encoded by the exons ATGTGGTTCACCAGTGCCTACCTCATTCCCATGTCTTCTCTCGCTCCTGTAGCAGGGCGCCTGGCAACCATCTTCCCACCCAGGACTCTTATTCTCCCCATTGCGGTTCTCATAGCCACTGGTGGACTGATCTGTACCGTCTCGACTTCGTTTGGTACATTTGTTACTGGCCGGGTCATTGCAGGTACAGGCGGTGCTGGAGTTTTGTCACTCGCCATTATTATTGGGTTGGAGTTAGCCAGCGAGAAGTCGAGAGGTCTTGTGCTAGGCTTGATTAACGCGGGCTTTACTGCTGGTGTTTCCTTTGGTGCTATCGTATTCGGGGGTCTGATGCCAGTTGTAGGATGG AGGCCACTGTTCTGGGGACAAATCCCTTTCGCTTTCGCCACAGGTTTGGGAGTATTTATCAGTATACCCGCTGCAGCAGAAGCACATGATACCAAGACATCTACTAGACAGAAGCTCGCGCGAATCGACTACCTTGGGGCTGGTCTTTTA ACTACGTCTATCGTGCTGTTTCTCTACGCAATCGCCGATGAGATCCAAACAATACCCCTGTGTGTCGCACCCGTCATCCTTCTGCTCTTCCTTGCAGTTGAGAACTACCTGGTAGCAGATCCCATCATACCCGTCAAGGTTCTCTCTTCATGGGGTATCTTATTCTCATGTTTCGCACAGCTAGGTCTCATGATAGCCCGTTGGAGCGTTTTGTTCTACGCGCCTATATTCATGCTTGCAGTTCGAGGCTCTTCTCCAGCAGCTGCAGGCTCCATCCTCATTCCTACAAACATAGGATTTGGTCTGGGTGGTATCCTCGTCGGCTGGCTTCATGTGCGCCGAGACGGTGCTTTTTGGCTCCCGTCCATTTCAGCCCTTGCCATCTTCACTGCGAGCACCTATGTACTATCACTTATTAGTACCACGAGTCTTCCTCTTGCTCTCTTCGTCGTAGTCGTTCTGATCAACGGCCTTGCGACGGGTGGAGGAGTCAACTACACCCTTGCGCATATTCTGCAcctcagccatgatgataccCGATACATCGCCACCAGTCTACTGGGTACGTTCCGAGGCTCGGGTTCAAGTTTCGGCACTGCGGTGGCCGGCGGTATCTTCTACCGCTTACTGAGGGGTAATCTTGTGTCAGGATTCCTCCAGCTGGACGGTGGTGAGCATCTGAGTCATGCTCGACAGAGACTGGTGTCTAGCTTGATTAACACGCCAGGGTTGGTGCACGGCGGTGACTTGAGTCCGGTAGAGCAAAACATTGCGATAGAAGGCTATGCTGGCGCTACGAGAGGCGTCTGGCAGGCCATGGCCACGCTGGGTGTCGTGGTCGTTTTGTTTCAAGCTCTGACAGGAAAGAAAGCACCTGACGATAAGCGGGAAGATGAGcagccagatgaagaagcagcaagGGCTGTTGTAGCTGAGAACGAGGGTGTCGGTGAAGCGTGA